The region AGGGCAGAAGACTATTGTGTTCTGGAGATGTGGCTATGGTATTTATATATTTTATAATTAATAAACATATCGGTATTCATTATTCACTATTAGGCGTATAACTACTACTAGAATCAAGTTTATTGATTCCTAAAAATGGAATTTGTGTACATAATATGGAATATAATAGTTTATAAATCAACGAAGTAGACTAAATTTTAATGGAAAATAGTGAAAAAGTAAATTATTGTTGATTATCAATGGTATACAGTATAAAGTATTGTGATTTTTTAGTTTTTCAGGCTATTAATTGGTGGATGATAAAGGAATTAGTTAAAATCTGGTCTGGAAATTGATCGGGCGGTTTCATGCTATTCTGTCGGGTAAATAGCTAGAGAAACTCTAGCTATAAAATAGCCTGCCCCCACTGCCATGAAACGTACCCGGGTTTCTTATTTACTGAGGTTACTGGTTCTGCCAGGCGCCTTTGTCGCAACTACGTTAAGCTGTAGGCAAGATATCATGTTACCTTGGGCTCCCGTTTCTCCGGTTGTTACCAGTCAAGCTGACGAATCAGGGATTCTGGGTTATGATTATGCCCAATCAGCTGATTCGATTTTGGCAATGGATGGCTGGAGCAACACCCTGGACGATAACTTCGACATAAGTCCGACAGATACAGCCAAGTCAAACTGGAGGTGCTGGGTAGGGGGCGGCTTTAACAATGAACTTCAGCTATATACTAATAGTCCGAATAACTTAACACTTATTCAAGACCCTACTGATTCAGCCAATAAATTGTTGGTAATCAGGGTTAGAAAAGAGAAAGTGAAAGGGCCTAAATATCGTTTAGATATCGATAATACTATAAAAGAATTTGACTTCACCTCGGCCCGGATTGAATCAAAAAATGTGTTTACACCCACCCGTACCAAAGGTCAGGTTCGGATGGCTGCCCGGATCAAACTATCTACCGGCTACGGCATGTGGCCTTCTTTCTGGTCTTATGGCGAAAAGTGGCCAACCAATGGCGGTATTGCCATTGTACTATCTCGTGGGCAGCAACCCTACCATTTTCAGAATGCTTACTTCTATGATAATGAGCAGAGCCGACGGCCCGTTCCCAGAGAAGAAAAATACTTAATCAGCGCTACCAACCTGACGGATCGCTGGCATGTGTATGAAGTAATCTGGCAGAAAGACTCACTAACGTTTTTGCTGGATGGTCAGATTGTTGACATCAAGCAGGGTAATTATGTGGGGAAATTGTTTGAAAAACCACAGCGAATCACATTGAATCAGGCTGTTGGCGGAGACTTCTTTTTGATGGAGGATACTCTTCCCACTGCCGATGAAATACCCCTCAATGAGAACGAAGGGATTATGCAGGTTGACTGGATAAAAGTTTATTTGAAAAACTAAGTAACCCATCTCTATTGTTGGTGATGACAGAAGGTCATCTATCATAACTGGTATGCAGTCTGCGCATGCTGGGGCTTCCTCACTTCAGCGTTTCCTCAGAAACAAGATCCGGCAACTACTCGCTGGTCTCCACTCTATGCCTCTTCATGGCTATTCTTCAACTATATTTCCTCAATTTCTATCACTTTTATACGACATATTTACCATTCACTGATTTTGTCAATTTCTTACTTGTACATTTTGTTTTGATTCGTATATTTGAAATCTTTGACAACTGTGAACGTCGGTTAATTTACTCATAATGAGCTGATTGATTAGTTTTTTTGCAGATGTCAGCGCGCCATCCACGCTAGTTCTTTACCGCTATTGTTCACCCTCTTCCTGACGTTCAGTCTGGTCTTTTAAAGGCTGGGTTGAATGACATTGAACCATGAAAGTCTCACCGTTGCAACCGTTTCAAATCGTGTATTCACTGCTGGATCACGAGTTCCTGGGGTATCTTATCGAGGCCTTTGTTGTGCAACGTAATAGTAAAGGGGAACTGACGTTACAAAACCAGACGCTGTCGACCCAAAATGTTGGGGAATTTGCCAAGGGATTAGATGAGCGGGATTTTGAACTGGTTAAACTCATCGACAGCATTCAGCAGGATACCATCGTCAAGAAGTTCAATACCCGAAAACTGCCTGCCGTTGATTTTTTTCTGAAAATATACGATTCACAGAAAGGTGATAAACTGGTTCAGGAGGCTATTGGCGGGTATCTGGAAACCATCAAGGCCAAAATTATGGCCCTGCTACCGGGCAAGCCTTTTTATATAATGGGTAATGACGGGAACCCTGCCTGGGAATCCATCATCTGGATGCCCGAACCGGCACGGGTGCATTTTCACTTCGTCCGAAATGCAGATTCTACGCACTATTTTCCCATTATACGCTACCCGATAGGCCCACGGGAGGGCGGCCCACGGGAGGGTAAAGATAGCGGACCGGTTGATACCGAACGGGTTGAATTTCAGTTCAAAGATGCCCTGATGATTTGTGATGAACCAGCTTATCTGCTGGTCAACAATCGGCTCTATCATTTCAGCAAGAACGTCGATGGCAAAAAACTTCGGCCGTTCTTTGCGAAAAACCACATCGTCATTCCGCGTAATATCGAGCAGCAGTATTACGAACGGTTCGTTACGCCCCTCATTGCGTCTTACGATGTGTATGCAAAAGGGTTCGAGATCAGGACCGAAGCTATGGAACCGGTTCCCATTCTGACGGTTGCCGAAATGGTGCAGTCGAGTAAGGCTGTTCCAGTGGCGTTGTTTCAGGATGGGACCGAGGCTGTTGACAACGAGGATGCCAGCAACCAGCGAATTATGTTCGATCTGTCGTTTCAGTATGGCGATTTCACCTTTCGATACGATAACTTCGGGGCATCGGCCAATGTAAGTCTGGAAAAGAAAAACGACGAGTACGTCTTTCATAAAATTCGGCGGGATCAGCGGATGGAGCGACAGAAGCTTTCGTTTCTACGCGATTCGGGATTGGATTTACGGCATGGTCGGCTGGCGCTGTCGAAAGTCGAAGCCTTCAACTGGCTGGCCAACAACAACAACCAGCTTCAGGAGGCCGGGTTCTTGCTTCGGCAGGATGCGCAGGATACCAAGCGTTACTTTCTGGGCTATTCGAGCATTAATGTGTCCATTAAAGAAGGTCGCGACTGGTTCGATATTTACGCCAATGTGCGCTTTGGTGAGTTTGAAATCCCGTTCCTGAAACTACGGACGCTCATTCTCAATAAGAAACACGAATTTGCCCTGCCCAACGGCGAAATAGCGGTTATTCCCGAAGCCTGGTTTACCAAATATTCCGAACTGTTCGGCTTCCTGGAACACCCAAACGGGATTGATGAAGATGGGCGGCTGGTGCTGCACAAACACCACCTTGCGCTGGTGCAGGAGCTGGAACGCGATAATCTGGCCACAGCCATCATTAGCCGTAAACTCGAACGGCTGCGCGATTTTGAAGAAATTGAGCCGTTTCCGTTGCCCAGCCGATTTATCGGAAATCTCCGCCCCTACCAGCAGGCGGGTTACGACTGGATGAATTTTCTGCGGCAGTACCGATTTGGCGGTTGCCTGGCCGATGATATGGGACTTGGTAAAACCGTGATGACGCTGGCCATGCTGCAGGGGCAAAAAGAAGCAGGGGTAACGGAGCCAAGTTTGCTGGTGATGCCCACGTCATTACTGTATAACTGGGAACTCGAAGCCCGGAAATTCACCCCCGACTTACGGGTGATGGTCTACACGGGAACTTACCGGGAGAAAAACACCGCCCAGTTTGACGACTATGATCTCATCCTGACCTCATACGGTATTGTCCGGATCGACATTGATCTGCTGAGCGATTACCGCTTCAACTACGTCATTCTCGATGAGTCGCAGGCCATTAAAAACCCGTCGTCCCACATTACCAAAGCCG is a window of Spirosoma linguale DSM 74 DNA encoding:
- a CDS encoding glycoside hydrolase family 16 (PFAM: glycoside hydrolase family 16~KEGG: mxa:MXAN_6550 glycosy hydrolase family protein); the encoded protein is MKRTRVSYLLRLLVLPGAFVATTLSCRQDIMLPWAPVSPVVTSQADESGILGYDYAQSADSILAMDGWSNTLDDNFDISPTDTAKSNWRCWVGGGFNNELQLYTNSPNNLTLIQDPTDSANKLLVIRVRKEKVKGPKYRLDIDNTIKEFDFTSARIESKNVFTPTRTKGQVRMAARIKLSTGYGMWPSFWSYGEKWPTNGGIAIVLSRGQQPYHFQNAYFYDNEQSRRPVPREEKYLISATNLTDRWHVYEVIWQKDSLTFLLDGQIVDIKQGNYVGKLFEKPQRITLNQAVGGDFFLMEDTLPTADEIPLNENEGIMQVDWIKVYLKN
- a CDS encoding SNF2-related protein (PFAM: SNF2-related protein; helicase domain protein~SMART: DEAD-like helicase ; helicase domain protein~KEGG: dvm:DvMF_0789 non-specific serine/threonine protein kinase); its protein translation is MKVSPLQPFQIVYSLLDHEFLGYLIEAFVVQRNSKGELTLQNQTLSTQNVGEFAKGLDERDFELVKLIDSIQQDTIVKKFNTRKLPAVDFFLKIYDSQKGDKLVQEAIGGYLETIKAKIMALLPGKPFYIMGNDGNPAWESIIWMPEPARVHFHFVRNADSTHYFPIIRYPIGPREGGPREGKDSGPVDTERVEFQFKDALMICDEPAYLLVNNRLYHFSKNVDGKKLRPFFAKNHIVIPRNIEQQYYERFVTPLIASYDVYAKGFEIRTEAMEPVPILTVAEMVQSSKAVPVALFQDGTEAVDNEDASNQRIMFDLSFQYGDFTFRYDNFGASANVSLEKKNDEYVFHKIRRDQRMERQKLSFLRDSGLDLRHGRLALSKVEAFNWLANNNNQLQEAGFLLRQDAQDTKRYFLGYSSINVSIKEGRDWFDIYANVRFGEFEIPFLKLRTLILNKKHEFALPNGEIAVIPEAWFTKYSELFGFLEHPNGIDEDGRLVLHKHHLALVQELERDNLATAIISRKLERLRDFEEIEPFPLPSRFIGNLRPYQQAGYDWMNFLRQYRFGGCLADDMGLGKTVMTLAMLQGQKEAGVTEPSLLVMPTSLLYNWELEARKFTPDLRVMVYTGTYREKNTAQFDDYDLILTSYGIVRIDIDLLSDYRFNYVILDESQAIKNPSSHITKAVMQLNTAFRLILTGTPIENSTMDLWSQMSFINPGLLGSQSFFRNEFQIPIEKRHDEAKTSKLYGLIKPFMLRRNKAQVATDLPPKVESVLYCDMTPDQATQYEEAKSYYRNLILERIEEEGIAKSQMVVLQGLTKLRQIANHPRMVDAEYEGDSGKLDDMLMRLESAMTENHKVLVFSQFIKHLTVVRQYLKEKNIKYAYLDGSTVDRQSQVELFQTDDSVKLFLISLKAGGLGHNLTAADYVFILDPWWNPAIEAQAVDRAHRIGQQKTVFTYKFIAKNTVEEKILSLQRAKQQLAGSLITTEENFMKALTKEDIMVLLE